One Amaranthus tricolor cultivar Red isolate AtriRed21 chromosome 1, ASM2621246v1, whole genome shotgun sequence DNA window includes the following coding sequences:
- the LOC130825300 gene encoding U-box domain-containing protein 26: MRERRIPARIPVEPLESAGIQIPYHFRCPISLELMQDPVTVCTGQTYDRSSIEAWVATGNTTCPVTRVPLDDFSLIPNHTLRRLIQEWCVSNRAFGVERIPTPKQPADPSLIRSLLNQSSSGSNPIQNRISALRRLRGLARDSEKNRSIISSFNIRDTLVNILFNNSDESDSESDSVSSELKYESLSLLAIFPSSDSDCSAIASDPYKVGYLVSLLFHPSSIDIRVNSAALIESIIAGTKSSDLRSFICDSDEIYVGVISLLTNPIPSPRALKIGVKTLFALCLSKQHRHKAITAGAVNALISRLTEFDKCDCERALATVELLCRVPQGCSAFGAHALTVPLLVKLILKISDRATEYAAGALLSLASSSERLQREAVNAGVLTQLLLLVQSDCTERAKRKAQMLLKLLRDSWPEESIGNYSDDFNCSDVVPF, translated from the coding sequence ATGAGAGAAAGAAGAATTCCGGCGAGGATTCCGGTTGAACCATTAGAATCTGCCGGAATCCAAATCCCCTACCATTTCCGGTGTCCGATTTCACTGGAATTGATGCAAGACCCGGTTACTGTTTGTACGGGTCAAACTTACGACCGGTCAAGTATTGAAGCTTGGGTTGCTACCGGGAATACTACGTGTCCGGTTACCCGGGTCCCACTCGATGATTTTAGTCTCATACCTAATCATACTCTTCGCAGGTTAATTCAGGAATGGTGTGTTTCAAATCGGGCTTTTGGTGTTGAACGGATCCCCACTCCTAAACAACCCGCGGACCCGTCTTTAATCCGTTCTTTATTGAACCAATCTTCCTCCGGTTCAAACCCGATTCAGAATCGTATTTCAGCTTTGAGGCGACTCAGAGGACTCGCTCGTGACTCGGAAAAGAATCGTTCCATCATTTCATCGTTTAATATAAGGGATACCCtggtaaatattttatttaataactCCGACGAGTCCGATTCCGAGTCTGACTCGGTTTCGTCTGAGTTAAAATACGAGTCGCTTTCTCTTCTGGCAATATTCCCATCATCGGATTCCGATTGTAGTGCAATTGCATCTGACCCGTATAAGGTGGGGTATTTGGTGAGCCTACTTTTCCACCCGTCTTCAATCGATATCCGAGTCAACTCAGCCGCGTTAATTGAGTCAATAATCGCAGGAACAAAATCGTCCGATTTAAGATCGTTTATTTGCGATTCCGATGAAATTTACGTTGGTGTTATCTCACTTCTTACAAACCCAATTCCTTCCCCACGCGCTTTAAAAATCGGTGTGAAAACACTCTTCGCTCTCTGCCTAAGCAAACAACACCGTCACAAAGCAATTACCGCCGGTGCAGTTAACGCGCTCATTTCTCGGTTAACGGAGTTCGATAAATGCGATTGCGAACGCGCACTTGCCACCGTCGAACTCTTATGTAGGGTCCCACAAGGCTGTAGCGCGTTTGGTGCACACGCTCTGACTGTCCCTCTTTTAGTGAAGTTGATTCTTAAAATCTCAGATAGAGCCACTGAGTATGCAGCCGGCGCGTTGCTATCCCTCGCTTCTTCGTCGGAAAGATTACAAAGAGAGGCGGTCAACGCCGGAGTGTTGACtcagttgttgttgttggtaCAGAGCGATTGTACCGAACGCGCTAAAAGAAAGGCACAAATGTTGTTGAAGTTGCTCCGTGATTCTTGGCCTGAAGAAAGTATTGGGAATTACTCTGATGATTTTAACTGCAGCGACGTCGTTCCGTTTTGA